In Actinomadura luteofluorescens, the sequence AGAGCAGTCTCTGACCGTCGTGACCGACGAGGACGAGAGCGTCGACTACGCCTTCGACGAGCTGGACGAGCTCGCCCACGCGTACGCGATCACGATCCACCGCTCGCAGGGCAGCGAGTACCCGGCCGTCGTCATCCCGCTCACCACCGGAGCGTGGATGATGCTGCGCCGCAACCTCCTCTACACCGGCATCACCCGGGCCAAGAAGCTGGTGGTCCTCGTCGGTTCGCGCCGGGCCCTGGCCGCCGCCGTCCGCACCGCCGGCGCGGGCCGCCGCCACACCGCCCTCACCCACCGCCTCTCTCAGCGATGACGTCCTCTCCGCCCTAAGGGGCAGAGATTCCCTTCACGCCGCGCTGTGAGCGTGCGGCGTCGGGGTGGGTTACCGCTTCTTTGCGCGCTGCCGGCGCCGCACGGGCACCCCCACGCGCGGATGTCGAGCGCCATCTTCTGGTTGATCCGTCCGCAATCCGAGCACAAGCGAGTGGAGGGGAAGAACCGGTCCACCCGGGCGAACGTCCGCCCGTACCTCTGGGCCTTGTACTCCAGCATGGCGGTGAAGCCCGCCCACCCTGCGTCTTGAACGCTCTTGGCGAGCCTGGTCCGGGCCAGACCGGCCACGCACAGGTCCTCGACGTACACCGCTTGGTTGTCGCGGATGATCGCCGTGGACAGCTTGTGCTGCCAGTCGCGCCGGGTGTCGGCCACCCGCCCGTGAGCGCGAGCGACCTTGATGGCGGCCTTCTTGCGGTTGGCCGAGCCCTTCTGCTTGCGCGACAGGGCCCGCTGCAGTCGCTTGAGCTTGCGGGCGGCGCGGCGCAGGAACCTCGGCGCGGCCACCTTCGTGCCGTCCGACAGCACCGCGAAGTGGGTCAGGCCCAGGTCGACATCCACTTCGCAATCCGAGGGCGGCAGCGTCTCCCCGTGGCCGGTCCGCACGACGAACGAGGCGAAGTACCGCCCGGCCGCATCCCGGATCACGGTGACCGAACTGGGAGCCGACGGCAGCGGGCGTGACCACCGCACCCGCACCTCGCCGATCTTCGGCAGCCTGAGCCGGCCGTTGTC encodes:
- a CDS encoding RNA-guided endonuclease InsQ/TnpB family protein; this translates as MQLRYNYRVYPTPGQQIALARAFGCARVVFNDGLRARLDAREQGLPYTSDAELSRRVITQAKATPERAWLGEVSAVVLQQALADLNAAYRNFFASIRGERQGRKVAPPRFRSRKDNRQAIRFTRNARFKVLDNGRLRLPKIGEVRVRWSRPLPSAPSSVTVIRDAAGRYFASFVVRTGHGETLPPSDCEVDVDLGLTHFAVLSDGTKVAAPRFLRRAARKLKRLQRALSRKQKGSANRKKAAIKVARAHGRVADTRRDWQHKLSTAIIRDNQAVYVEDLCVAGLARTRLAKSVQDAGWAGFTAMLEYKAQRYGRTFARVDRFFPSTRLCSDCGRINQKMALDIRAWGCPCGAGSAQRSGNPPRRRTLTARREGNLCPLGRRGRHR